The following are encoded together in the Pseudoclavibacter endophyticus genome:
- the argJ gene encoding bifunctional glutamate N-acetyltransferase/amino-acid acetyltransferase ArgJ: MTVTAPKGFRAAGVPAGLKSTGARDVAVVVNDGPSAAAAAVFTSNRCKANPVLWSERAIADGTASAIVLNSGGANCYTGSFGFQTTHETAELAGELFGVSAVDVLVCSTGLIGTGDETFRQRVLEGTRAAAGALSGGGGQDAAEAIMTTDTVAKTAVREGAGYTIGAMAKGAGMLAPGLATMLVVITTDADVEPPALDGALRAATAATFDRLDSDGCMSTNDTVALLASGASGVTPEPGEFTRLLTDLCHDLAGQLQRDAEGASHDVDITTTGAASEAEALEVSRAVSRSNLFKAAIFGNDPNWGRVLAAAGTTNAAFDPHDLDVTINGVMVCKAGTPHEPAESVDLTPRATTVLIDLHAGDASATIRTNDLTHAYVHENSAYSS; the protein is encoded by the coding sequence GTGACGGTCACCGCCCCGAAGGGGTTCCGCGCCGCCGGTGTTCCGGCTGGGCTCAAGTCGACGGGTGCGCGCGACGTCGCGGTCGTGGTCAACGACGGCCCGAGTGCAGCGGCGGCGGCCGTGTTCACCTCGAATCGCTGCAAGGCCAACCCGGTGCTGTGGTCAGAGCGGGCCATCGCCGACGGCACGGCCTCCGCCATCGTGCTCAATTCGGGGGGCGCGAACTGCTACACGGGGAGTTTCGGGTTTCAGACCACGCACGAGACCGCCGAGCTCGCCGGTGAGCTGTTCGGCGTTTCGGCCGTCGACGTCCTCGTCTGCTCGACAGGCCTTATCGGCACTGGCGACGAGACGTTCCGACAGCGGGTGCTCGAGGGCACGCGAGCCGCGGCTGGAGCGCTCTCCGGTGGCGGCGGTCAGGATGCGGCCGAAGCGATCATGACGACCGATACGGTCGCGAAGACCGCGGTTCGCGAGGGCGCCGGCTACACGATCGGCGCGATGGCGAAGGGTGCGGGCATGCTGGCGCCCGGCCTCGCCACGATGCTCGTCGTCATCACGACCGACGCGGATGTCGAGCCGCCCGCGCTCGATGGCGCGCTCCGGGCGGCGACGGCCGCGACCTTCGACCGGCTCGACTCCGACGGCTGCATGTCGACGAACGACACGGTCGCGCTGCTCGCATCGGGAGCATCCGGCGTCACCCCTGAACCGGGCGAGTTCACGCGTCTGCTCACCGACTTGTGCCACGACCTCGCCGGTCAGCTGCAGCGCGACGCGGAAGGCGCGAGCCACGACGTCGACATCACGACGACGGGCGCGGCCAGCGAGGCCGAGGCACTCGAGGTTTCGCGCGCGGTGAGCCGCTCCAACCTCTTCAAGGCGGCCATCTTCGGCAATGACCCCAACTGGGGGCGCGTCCTCGCGGCCGCCGGAACCACGAACGCGGCCTTCGATCCGCACGACCTCGACGTGACGATCAACGGCGTCATGGTTTGCAAGGCGGGCACGCCCCACGAGCCGGCCGAGTCGGTCGATCTCACGCCGCGCGCCACGACCGTGCTCATCGATCTGCACGCGGGCGACGCCAGCGCGACGATTCGCACCAACGATCTGACGCACGCCTACGTGCACGAGAACAGCGCGTACTCGTCGTAG
- the argB gene encoding acetylglutamate kinase, whose protein sequence is MADADDRSRDLASARRAATAKVETLIEALPWMQRFNGQIVVVKFGGNAMVDAELLDAFAADIAFLRYAGVRPVVVHGGGPHISRMLQTLQIPSEFRDGYRYTSPEAMEVVRMVLGGQVARELVAAINEVAPIATGTSGEDAGLFQARRKTRDAEGNEIDLGLVGDIVAVDPRVVAADVAAGRIPVISTIASDIDEPRHALNINADRAAAALAAALGAAKLIMLTDVAGLYRNWPDTDSLVSEITADELRELLPTLESGMIPKVQACIEAVDGGVEQAAIIDGREPHAILLEVFTAAGFGTAVRA, encoded by the coding sequence GTGGCCGATGCAGACGACCGCAGCCGGGACCTCGCGAGCGCTCGCCGCGCGGCGACGGCGAAGGTCGAGACGCTCATCGAGGCATTGCCCTGGATGCAGCGGTTCAACGGACAGATCGTCGTGGTGAAGTTCGGTGGCAACGCGATGGTCGACGCGGAGCTGCTCGACGCGTTTGCGGCGGATATCGCCTTCCTGCGCTACGCGGGCGTGCGGCCCGTCGTCGTGCACGGCGGCGGCCCGCACATCTCGCGCATGCTGCAGACCCTGCAGATCCCGAGCGAGTTCCGCGACGGGTACCGGTACACGTCGCCGGAGGCCATGGAGGTCGTGCGCATGGTGCTCGGCGGTCAGGTCGCTCGCGAGCTCGTCGCCGCCATCAATGAGGTCGCGCCGATCGCCACCGGCACGAGCGGGGAGGACGCCGGCCTGTTCCAGGCGCGCCGCAAGACGCGCGACGCCGAAGGCAACGAGATCGACCTCGGGCTCGTCGGCGACATCGTCGCGGTCGACCCCCGCGTCGTGGCGGCCGACGTCGCGGCGGGGCGAATCCCCGTCATCTCGACGATCGCCTCCGACATCGATGAGCCGCGGCACGCGCTCAACATCAACGCTGATCGCGCGGCCGCGGCCCTCGCCGCGGCACTCGGGGCCGCCAAGCTCATCATGCTGACCGACGTCGCCGGCCTCTATCGGAACTGGCCCGACACCGACTCGCTCGTGTCGGAGATCACGGCGGACGAATTGCGCGAGCTGTTGCCGACGCTCGAGTCGGGCATGATCCCGAAGGTGCAGGCTTGCATCGAAGCCGTCGACGGCGGAGTTGAGCAGGCCGCCATCATCGACGGCCGCGAGCCGCACGCCATCCTGCTCGAGGTCTTCACGGCCGCCGGCTTCGGCACGGCAGTGCGGGCGTGA
- the lipB gene encoding lipoyl(octanoyl) transferase LipB, producing MQFELHALGRVGTAFAASGAAASRSAASTSAASGTAAPGTYSRRDAAPLPPVDDLLRPDGIVDYRAGLALQEVLRGESVAGDRGPTLLLLEHTPVYTAGRSADEDEYPYDGTEVVPIDRGGRVTWHGPGQLVAYLIGRLAAPFDAAGLVRDLEASLIEAIAGSGVESSAVKGRPGVWCPSDARGPARKIAAIGLSVRRGVTMHGVALNCSNDLRPFGTIVPCGISDAGVTSITEERRGGEAVTPVAVAPVLAEAIERRVAWRYATATAGSAGAADAVEVAGAAEVADAATREEAAA from the coding sequence ATGCAGTTCGAACTCCATGCCCTCGGACGAGTCGGCACGGCATTCGCCGCGTCCGGAGCGGCAGCATCCAGGTCAGCAGCATCCACGTCAGCAGCATCCGGGACAGCTGCGCCCGGAACGTATTCGCGCCGGGACGCCGCGCCGCTGCCGCCCGTCGACGACCTGCTGCGGCCCGATGGCATCGTCGACTACCGGGCCGGCCTCGCCCTGCAAGAGGTACTCAGGGGCGAGTCGGTCGCCGGCGACCGCGGCCCGACCCTACTGCTCCTCGAGCACACGCCCGTCTACACGGCCGGCCGCAGCGCCGACGAGGACGAATACCCCTATGACGGCACCGAGGTTGTGCCGATCGACCGCGGCGGCCGTGTCACGTGGCACGGCCCCGGCCAGCTCGTGGCCTACCTGATCGGACGGCTGGCCGCGCCCTTCGACGCAGCCGGCCTCGTGCGCGACCTCGAGGCGTCGCTCATCGAGGCGATCGCGGGCAGCGGCGTCGAGTCGAGCGCCGTGAAAGGGCGCCCCGGCGTGTGGTGCCCCTCGGATGCCCGGGGCCCGGCCCGCAAGATCGCCGCGATCGGTCTCTCGGTGCGTCGCGGGGTGACGATGCACGGCGTGGCGCTGAACTGTAGCAATGACCTGCGTCCCTTCGGAACCATCGTTCCCTGCGGCATCAGCGACGCGGGGGTCACGAGCATCACCGAGGAGCGGAGGGGAGGCGAGGCGGTGACGCCCGTCGCCGTCGCCCCGGTCCTCGCGGAGGCGATCGAGCGTCGCGTCGCCTGGCGATACGCCACCGCCACGGCCGGCTCGGCCGGGGCTGCCGATGCGGTAGAGGTGGCCGGCGCGGCCGAGGTGGCCGACGCGGCCACCCGAGAGGAGGCGGCCGCGTGA
- the argF gene encoding ornithine carbamoyltransferase: MTRHFLRDDDLSPAEQLEVLDLAARLKADRFAERPLEGGKTVAVFFDKTSTRTRVSFHVGISDLGGSPLIISSESSQLGGKESIGDTARVLERMVEAVVWRTYAQSGLEEMAAGTSVPVVNALSDDFHPCQLLADLQTVRERRGDLPGQAVAFFGDGASNMGNSYLLACATAGMHVRICAPGAFQPAAEVIADATRIAAETGGSVTVTDDPAAAARGADVMVTDTWVSMGVEGEKQQRIDALAPFQVTSELMGLAADDAMFLHCLPAYRGYEVQAEVIDGPASAVWDEAENRVHAQKALLAWLLAKNAPSAAHER; this comes from the coding sequence GTGACCCGCCACTTCCTCCGCGACGACGACCTCTCTCCGGCCGAGCAGCTCGAGGTGCTCGACCTCGCGGCGCGGCTCAAGGCCGACCGTTTCGCCGAGCGCCCGCTCGAGGGCGGCAAGACGGTCGCGGTGTTCTTCGACAAGACCTCGACGCGCACGCGCGTGTCGTTCCACGTCGGCATCAGCGACCTCGGCGGTTCCCCGCTCATCATCTCGAGCGAGTCGAGCCAGCTCGGCGGCAAGGAGTCGATCGGCGACACGGCGAGGGTGCTCGAGCGCATGGTCGAAGCGGTCGTGTGGCGCACCTACGCCCAGTCGGGGCTCGAGGAGATGGCGGCGGGCACGTCCGTGCCCGTCGTCAACGCGCTGAGCGACGACTTCCACCCGTGCCAGCTCCTCGCCGACCTGCAGACGGTGCGCGAGCGCCGCGGCGACCTGCCCGGGCAGGCCGTCGCGTTCTTTGGCGACGGGGCCAGCAACATGGGCAACTCGTATCTGCTGGCCTGCGCGACGGCGGGGATGCACGTGCGGATCTGCGCGCCGGGCGCGTTCCAGCCCGCCGCCGAGGTCATTGCCGATGCGACCCGCATCGCCGCCGAGACGGGAGGGTCGGTCACGGTCACGGACGACCCGGCCGCCGCGGCCAGGGGCGCGGACGTCATGGTCACGGACACGTGGGTGTCGATGGGGGTCGAGGGCGAGAAGCAGCAGCGCATCGACGCGCTCGCTCCGTTCCAGGTGACGTCGGAGCTCATGGGGCTCGCCGCCGACGATGCCATGTTCTTGCACTGCCTGCCCGCCTACCGCGGGTACGAGGTGCAGGCCGAGGTGATCGACGGTCCGGCATCGGCGGTCTGGGACGAGGCCGAGAACCGGGTGCATGCGCAGAAGGCGCTGCTCGCGTGGCTGCTGGCGAAGAACGCGCCGAGTGCCGCTCACGAGAGGTGA